The Apium graveolens cultivar Ventura chromosome 11, ASM990537v1, whole genome shotgun sequence genome has a window encoding:
- the LOC141697400 gene encoding endoplasmic reticulum oxidoreductin-2-like isoform X2, with protein sequence MGRSEAINKKKKRKSENQWRWVAFTSLVVVLLALGFASKPFFFNPSSQSCHCSQGSHKYSGMVEDCCCEYETVDHLNEEVLHPLLQDLVKTPFFRYFKVKLWCDCPFWPEDGMCRLRDCSVCECAENEFPETFKKPFYHGLSPDNPVCQEGKPEAVVDRTIDAKAFKGWIVIDNPWTNDDETDNADMTYVNLQLNPERYTGYTGPSARRIWDAIYTENCPKYPSEDFCQEKKILYKMISGLHSSISVHIAADYLLDEATHLWGQNLTLMYDRVLRYPDRVENLYFTFLFVLRAVTKASDYLEQAEYDTGNSVEDLKSQSLVKGLLHNAKLQAACPLPFDEAKLWKGQSGPELKQKIQRQFRNISALMDCVGCEKCRLWGKLQVLGLGTALKILFSVDGQDNLGHTLILITFTFVNASSSHSKLATPVATQ encoded by the exons ATGGGAAGATCAGAAGCAATAaacaagaagaagaagagaaaaaGTGAGAATCAATGGAGATGGGTTGCTTTTACTTCACTTGTTGTAGTCTTGTTGGCTCTAGGGTTTGCTTCAAAACCCTTTTTTTTCAACCCCTCTTCTCAATCTTGCCACTGTTCTCAG GGTTCACATAAATACAGTGGAATGGTTGAGGATTGTTGTTGTGAATATGAGACTGTGGATCATCTTAATGAGGAAGTGTTGCATCCCTTGTTGCAGGATCTTGTGAAAACTCCGTTTTTTCGATACTTTAAG GTTAAGCTATGGTGTGATTGCCCTTTCTGGCCTGAAGACGGTATGTGCCGTTTGCGAGATTGCAGTGTATGTGAATGCGCTGAAAATGAATTCCCCGAAACATTTAAGAAACCTTTTTATCATGGCCTTTCACCCGATAATCCTGTCTGTCAAGAAGGAAAACCAGAGGCAGTTGTAGACAGAACAATAGATGCTAAAGCTTTTAAAGGCTGGATAGTAATAGACAATCCGTGGACAAATGATGATGAGACAGATAACG CTGATATGACCTATGTGAATCTTCAACTGAATCCTGAGCGTTATACTGGCTATACTGGTCCATCTGCTCGAAGAATATGGGATGCAATATACACAGAGAACTGCCCCAAAT ATCCCTCGGAAGATTTTTGTCAAGAGAAGAAAATCTTGTATAAAATGATATCAGGTCTTCACTCCTCGATATCAGTTCACATAGCTGCTGATTATCTACTAGATGAAGCAACACACCTG TGGGGTCAAAATCTGACATTGATGTATGATCGAGTCTTAAGGTACCCGGATCGTGTTGAAAATTTGTACTTCACCTTTCTCTTTGTACTTCGAGCTGTGACAAAG GCTTCAGATTACTTAGAGCAGGCGGAGTATGATACTGGAAACTCTGTGGAGGACCTGAAATCACAATCCTTGGTAAAAGGGCTACTTCATAATGCCAAGTTACAAGCTGCATGTCCCCTTCCATTTGATGAGGCAAAATTATGGAAAGGCCAAAGTGGACCTGAACTGAAGCAGAAAATACAGAGACAATTTAGAAATATAAG TGCACTGATGGACTGTGTGGGGTGCGAAAAGTGCCGACTTTGGGGAAAGCTTCAGGTTCTGGGTCTTGGTACTGCACTGAAAATCCTCTTCTCTGTTGATGGACAAGACAACTTGGGTCACACA CTTATCTTAATCACTTTCACATTTGTAAACGCTAGTTCTTCCCACTCAAAACTTGCAA CTCCAGTTGCAACACAATGA
- the LOC141697400 gene encoding endoplasmic reticulum oxidoreductin-2-like isoform X3 produces MGRSEAINKKKKRKSENQWRWVAFTSLVVVLLALGFASKPFFFNPSSQSCHCSQGSHKYSGMVEDCCCEYETVDHLNEEVLHPLLQDLVKTPFFRYFKVKLWCDCPFWPEDGMCRLRDCSVCECAENEFPETFKKPFYHGLSPDNPVCQEGKPEAVVDRTIDAKAFKGWIVIDNPWTNDDETDNADMTYVNLQLNPERYTGYTGPSARRIWDAIYTENCPKYPSEDFCQEKKILYKMISGLHSSISVHIAADYLLDEATHLWGQNLTLMYDRVLRYPDRVENLYFTFLFVLRAVTKASDYLEQAEYDTGNSVEDLKSQSLVKGLLHNAKLQAACPLPFDEAKLWKGQSGPELKQKIQRQFRNISALMDCVGCEKCRLWGKLQVLGLGTALKILFSVDGQDNLGHTFFPLKTCNSSCNTMK; encoded by the exons ATGGGAAGATCAGAAGCAATAaacaagaagaagaagagaaaaaGTGAGAATCAATGGAGATGGGTTGCTTTTACTTCACTTGTTGTAGTCTTGTTGGCTCTAGGGTTTGCTTCAAAACCCTTTTTTTTCAACCCCTCTTCTCAATCTTGCCACTGTTCTCAG GGTTCACATAAATACAGTGGAATGGTTGAGGATTGTTGTTGTGAATATGAGACTGTGGATCATCTTAATGAGGAAGTGTTGCATCCCTTGTTGCAGGATCTTGTGAAAACTCCGTTTTTTCGATACTTTAAG GTTAAGCTATGGTGTGATTGCCCTTTCTGGCCTGAAGACGGTATGTGCCGTTTGCGAGATTGCAGTGTATGTGAATGCGCTGAAAATGAATTCCCCGAAACATTTAAGAAACCTTTTTATCATGGCCTTTCACCCGATAATCCTGTCTGTCAAGAAGGAAAACCAGAGGCAGTTGTAGACAGAACAATAGATGCTAAAGCTTTTAAAGGCTGGATAGTAATAGACAATCCGTGGACAAATGATGATGAGACAGATAACG CTGATATGACCTATGTGAATCTTCAACTGAATCCTGAGCGTTATACTGGCTATACTGGTCCATCTGCTCGAAGAATATGGGATGCAATATACACAGAGAACTGCCCCAAAT ATCCCTCGGAAGATTTTTGTCAAGAGAAGAAAATCTTGTATAAAATGATATCAGGTCTTCACTCCTCGATATCAGTTCACATAGCTGCTGATTATCTACTAGATGAAGCAACACACCTG TGGGGTCAAAATCTGACATTGATGTATGATCGAGTCTTAAGGTACCCGGATCGTGTTGAAAATTTGTACTTCACCTTTCTCTTTGTACTTCGAGCTGTGACAAAG GCTTCAGATTACTTAGAGCAGGCGGAGTATGATACTGGAAACTCTGTGGAGGACCTGAAATCACAATCCTTGGTAAAAGGGCTACTTCATAATGCCAAGTTACAAGCTGCATGTCCCCTTCCATTTGATGAGGCAAAATTATGGAAAGGCCAAAGTGGACCTGAACTGAAGCAGAAAATACAGAGACAATTTAGAAATATAAG TGCACTGATGGACTGTGTGGGGTGCGAAAAGTGCCGACTTTGGGGAAAGCTTCAGGTTCTGGGTCTTGGTACTGCACTGAAAATCCTCTTCTCTGTTGATGGACAAGACAACTTGGGTCACACA TTCTTCCCACTCAAAACTTGCAA CTCCAGTTGCAACACAATGAAGTGA
- the LOC141697400 gene encoding endoplasmic reticulum oxidoreductin-2-like isoform X1 yields MGRSEAINKKKKRKSENQWRWVAFTSLVVVLLALGFASKPFFFNPSSQSCHCSQGSHKYSGMVEDCCCEYETVDHLNEEVLHPLLQDLVKTPFFRYFKVKLWCDCPFWPEDGMCRLRDCSVCECAENEFPETFKKPFYHGLSPDNPVCQEGKPEAVVDRTIDAKAFKGWIVIDNPWTNDDETDNADMTYVNLQLNPERYTGYTGPSARRIWDAIYTENCPKYPSEDFCQEKKILYKMISGLHSSISVHIAADYLLDEATHLWGQNLTLMYDRVLRYPDRVENLYFTFLFVLRAVTKASDYLEQAEYDTGNSVEDLKSQSLVKGLLHNAKLQAACPLPFDEAKLWKGQSGPELKQKIQRQFRNISALMDCVGCEKCRLWGKLQVLGLGTALKILFSVDGQDNLGHTLQLQHNEVIALVNLLNRLSESIKLVHEMTPAVEKAVGVPIPASGDRVSAWHKFWNSVTGSK; encoded by the exons ATGGGAAGATCAGAAGCAATAaacaagaagaagaagagaaaaaGTGAGAATCAATGGAGATGGGTTGCTTTTACTTCACTTGTTGTAGTCTTGTTGGCTCTAGGGTTTGCTTCAAAACCCTTTTTTTTCAACCCCTCTTCTCAATCTTGCCACTGTTCTCAG GGTTCACATAAATACAGTGGAATGGTTGAGGATTGTTGTTGTGAATATGAGACTGTGGATCATCTTAATGAGGAAGTGTTGCATCCCTTGTTGCAGGATCTTGTGAAAACTCCGTTTTTTCGATACTTTAAG GTTAAGCTATGGTGTGATTGCCCTTTCTGGCCTGAAGACGGTATGTGCCGTTTGCGAGATTGCAGTGTATGTGAATGCGCTGAAAATGAATTCCCCGAAACATTTAAGAAACCTTTTTATCATGGCCTTTCACCCGATAATCCTGTCTGTCAAGAAGGAAAACCAGAGGCAGTTGTAGACAGAACAATAGATGCTAAAGCTTTTAAAGGCTGGATAGTAATAGACAATCCGTGGACAAATGATGATGAGACAGATAACG CTGATATGACCTATGTGAATCTTCAACTGAATCCTGAGCGTTATACTGGCTATACTGGTCCATCTGCTCGAAGAATATGGGATGCAATATACACAGAGAACTGCCCCAAAT ATCCCTCGGAAGATTTTTGTCAAGAGAAGAAAATCTTGTATAAAATGATATCAGGTCTTCACTCCTCGATATCAGTTCACATAGCTGCTGATTATCTACTAGATGAAGCAACACACCTG TGGGGTCAAAATCTGACATTGATGTATGATCGAGTCTTAAGGTACCCGGATCGTGTTGAAAATTTGTACTTCACCTTTCTCTTTGTACTTCGAGCTGTGACAAAG GCTTCAGATTACTTAGAGCAGGCGGAGTATGATACTGGAAACTCTGTGGAGGACCTGAAATCACAATCCTTGGTAAAAGGGCTACTTCATAATGCCAAGTTACAAGCTGCATGTCCCCTTCCATTTGATGAGGCAAAATTATGGAAAGGCCAAAGTGGACCTGAACTGAAGCAGAAAATACAGAGACAATTTAGAAATATAAG TGCACTGATGGACTGTGTGGGGTGCGAAAAGTGCCGACTTTGGGGAAAGCTTCAGGTTCTGGGTCTTGGTACTGCACTGAAAATCCTCTTCTCTGTTGATGGACAAGACAACTTGGGTCACACA CTCCAGTTGCAACACAATGAAGTGATTGCTTTGGTGAACCTACTCAACCGACTCTCAGAATCAATCAAGTTGGTTCATGAGATGACGCCTGCTGTTGAGAAAGCTGTAGGAGTGCCAATTCCAGCATCTGGTGATCGGGTTAGTGCTTGGCATAAATTTTGGAATTCTGTAACCGGATCCAAGTGA